One window of the Alligator mississippiensis isolate rAllMis1 chromosome 5, rAllMis1, whole genome shotgun sequence genome contains the following:
- the METTL18 gene encoding histidine protein methyltransferase 1 homolog, which translates to MAFQFNFSIKENVENKLEALGDTDLLLGSAQDALRNQKGSTESKEVSSEEHATLQESLHAYKVAPGTADLVASCCPEPAEDENQNETLSKKQSCKVAREHNIPDNVDKVLENKVVEALSGLYHVNISVVEMTLSDGSHGEDIVSKSISSHSDLLPGVYEGGMKIWECTFDLIDYLSRAEIQFVNKTVLDLGCGAGLLGIVALKGKAEKVHFQDFNGIVIDEITLPNVMANCAGGDGSDDDNRAGEPTSKRLKKADCSPGLLSKCKFFSGEWSEFSQLLSSDGKLISKYDIILTSETIYNPDYYSALHDTLSKLLSKNGCVYLASKAHYFGVGGGVHLFEKFIEERNVFRTRTVKIIDEGLKRFIIEMAFKSSS; encoded by the coding sequence ATGGCATTTCAGTTTAACTTTTCTATCAAggaaaatgtagaaaataaactAGAGGCTCTTGGTGATACAGACTTACTCCTGGGCTCTGCACAGGATGCTTTGAGAAACCAAAAAGGATCTACAGAAAGCAAGGAAGTGTCATCAGAAGAACATGCCACATTACAGGAATCTCTGCATGCATATAAGGTAGCACCAGGAACTGCAGATCTTGTAGcaagctgctgcccagagccagctgaAGATGAAAACCAGAATGAGACACTATCAAAGAAACAGTCCTGTAAAGTTGCCAGGGAGCATAATATTCCTGACAATGTCGACAAAGTGTTAGAAAATAAAGTTGTGGAAGCCTTATCGGGGCTATATCATGTAAACATTTCTGTAGTGGAAATGACCCTTTCAGATGGCTCCCATGGAGAAGACATAGTGTCTAAAAGTATTTCTTCTCACTCTGATCTCCTCCCAGGTGTCTATGAGGGAGGAATGAAAATCTGGGAATGCACTTTTGACCTCATAGATTATTTGTCAAGAGCTGAGATACAATTTGTCAATAAGACAGTTTTGGATCTTGGCTGTGGGGCTGGACTGTTGGGAATAGTGGCCTTAAAGGGAAAGGCAGAAAAAGTCCATTTTCAGGACTTCAATGGCATTGTAATTGATGAAATAACCTTGCCTAATGTCATGGCTAACTgtgctggtggtgatggcagtgaTGATGATAACAGAGCTGGTGAACCTACTTCAAAAAGGCTCAAGAAAGCAGATTGTTCACCTGGTCTGCTCTCAAAGTGCAAATTTTTTTCTGGGGAATGGTCTGAGTTCAGTCAACTCCTATCAAGTGACGGGAAACTTATTTCAAAGTATGATATCATTCTCACATCAGAGACTATTTACAACCCTGATTACTATAGTGCTTTGCACGATACCCTTTCTAAGCTACTGTCTAAAAATGGCTGTGTGTACCTGGCTAGCAAAGCACATTATTTTGGAGTTGGAGGTGGAGTCCATCTCTTTGAAAAATTCATTGAAGAGAGGAATGTGTTCAGGACTAGAACTGTTAAAATTATCGATGAAGGACTGAAGCGGTTTATTATTGAAATGGCCTTTAAGAGTTCTAGTTGA